TAAGCGCCCATCTCTCCCACCTGGGAGGACTTCCAGGGATTACGGGCCACCCCGCCCCACACAAAAGCAAAACATAGGCAAAAAATAATTTTGGTAAATATTTTTTTAGCTGGCATACCCTGCTTCAAAAGCTTTCACATTTACATCCAGCAGCTTCTGCGGAATAACTTCCTTCATGGCTTCAAGCCATATTTCCTTTTCTATTCCCGTAGATTTTGCCATCAAGCCTAGTAATACGATATTAGTAGCTTTTATATTCCCACATTCTTTTGCTAAATGAAGAGCATCTATAGCCAGTATGTTTGAGCATACATTCTTGATTTTTTCTATTATACTTTCTGGGTACTTTGCTCTTCCGATTATAACAGGCATTGGATTAATCTTCTGCTCACTGATTATCATTTTGCCGTCTTTCTTAAGGTATTCCACCCACCTCATTGCTTCAAGCTGCTCAAATGCAATTATTATGTCAGCTTCACCTTTATCAACCAGGGGTGAGTATACTTTTTTATCCATTTTTACATAAGTAACTACGCTTCCGCCTCTTTGTGACATTCCATGCACTTCAGAAACTTTCACATCAAAGCCTATCTTCATTGCTACATTACCTAAAACCCTACTGGCAAGAAGAGATCCTTGACCGCCGACACCTACCAGCATTATATTAAGCTTTTCCATTATTATCACCAGCCTTTTCGAAAGCATCAAAGTTACATACCTTTGTACATAATTTACACCCTACACAAAGTGCTTCGTTTACTTCTATACACTCACCCTTGTCAACTATGGCAGGGCAGCCTATAGCCAGGCACATCTTACACTTTTTGCATTTTTCATTGTTAATCCTCAGTGCTCCTTCAAATTTTACACTCTTCAGCAAAGCACAAGGACGCTGGGATATTATAACTGAAGGCTCTTCAGCCTGTATTTCTTCTTTAACTACCTTTTCAAATTCCTTAATATTGAAAGGATCAACAACTCTAACTCTGTCGATTCCTACAGCATTAGCCAGTTTTACAAGATCAACCTGCCTTGTTGGTTCACCTTTTATAGTATACCCTGTAGTAGGATTATGCTGGTGACCTGTCATTCCTGTTATAGAGTTATCCAGTATAATAGTGGTTGAGTTACCTTTGTTATATACTACATCTATTAAACCGGTAATACCTGAATGTATGAAAGTTGAATCTCCGATAACGGCTACTGTCTTTTTACCGAATTCTATACCCCTTGCTTTCTCCATACCGTGAGCCATACCTACACTTGCACCCATACATATGCACACATCCATTGCTTCAGTAGGAGGTAACGCCCCTAGCGTATAGCATCCAATATCACCACTTACAACCAGTTTTAGTTTCTTAAGCACATAAAACATTCCTCTGTGCGGACACCCTGGACACATGACGGGAGGCCTTACAGGGATAGTTTCATTTATTATAGCTTTTGTTTCACCTGATTCGGATAATATCTTTTCTTTGATCAAAGCCGCGCTATACTCACCAATAACCGGAAGGACATCTTTTCCTATCACTTTTATTCCCATTTTTTTTATCTGATTTTCCATAAATGGCTCGAGTTCTTCTATTACATAAAGAGTTTTTACCTCTTTTGCAAACTTCTCAATGGTCTTTTCGGGGAGCGGGTGTACCATTCCGATCTTCAGGTAGGATACGTTTCCGAAGGCTTCCCTTGCATATTGATACGCAATACCGCTTGTTATTACGCCTATTTCCTTAC
Above is a genomic segment from Clostridia bacterium containing:
- a CDS encoding indolepyruvate oxidoreductase subunit beta is translated as MEKLNIMLVGVGGQGSLLASRVLGNVAMKIGFDVKVSEVHGMSQRGGSVVTYVKMDKKVYSPLVDKGEADIIIAFEQLEAMRWVEYLKKDGKMIISEQKINPMPVIIGRAKYPESIIEKIKNVCSNILAIDALHLAKECGNIKATNIVLLGLMAKSTGIEKEIWLEAMKEVIPQKLLDVNVKAFEAGYAS
- the iorA gene encoding indolepyruvate ferredoxin oxidoreductase subunit alpha; translated protein: MKKLMLGNEAVARGAYEAGVTVATAYPGTPSTEIPENIAKYEEIYSEWSPNEKVSLEVAIGASIAGARTICSMKHVGLNVAADPLFTVSYSGVNGGLVIMVADDPGMHSSQNEQDSRFYARFSKVPMLEPADSQECKDYVKKAFEISEEFDTPVLVRLSTRIAHSQSIVEEGEKVDFQLKDYNKDFSKYVMMPAMARKRHVEVEKRMAALRDYSNSSSINTIEWGSKEIGVITSGIAYQYAREAFGNVSYLKIGMVHPLPEKTIEKFAKEVKTLYVIEELEPFMENQIKKMGIKVIGKDVLPVIGEYSAALIKEKILSESGETKAIINETIPVRPPVMCPGCPHRGMFYVLKKLKLVVSGDIGCYTLGALPPTEAMDVCICMGASVGMAHGMEKARGIEFGKKTVAVIGDSTFIHSGITGLIDVVYNKGNSTTIILDNSITGMTGHQHNPTTGYTIKGEPTRQVDLVKLANAVGIDRVRVVDPFNIKEFEKVVKEEIQAEEPSVIISQRPCALLKSVKFEGALRINNEKCKKCKMCLAIGCPAIVDKGECIEVNEALCVGCKLCTKVCNFDAFEKAGDNNGKA